The following coding sequences are from one Niveibacterium umoris window:
- a CDS encoding type IV pilus modification PilV family protein: MSIERRPEAGVTLVELLAFIVIVGVGLAGVMLAVRAAVGASADPMILKQMTAIAESLLEEVSSKAFTFCDPSDPNAATATSTAGCSPGLAEGLGPLPGQSRFSSTNPYNNVGNYAGYAMNAGILNPSDGTAIAGLGGYKAAVTIAQVGSSFGMPASDVLRIDVTVTGPNSAQIAPITLTGYRFRYAPNATP; the protein is encoded by the coding sequence ATGTCCATTGAGCGCCGCCCTGAAGCCGGCGTCACGCTGGTAGAGTTGCTGGCCTTCATTGTCATCGTCGGCGTAGGGCTGGCGGGGGTCATGCTGGCTGTCCGCGCAGCGGTGGGTGCCAGTGCGGACCCGATGATCCTCAAGCAGATGACGGCGATCGCGGAGTCCTTGCTGGAGGAGGTCTCGTCCAAGGCCTTCACCTTTTGCGATCCCTCGGACCCTAACGCCGCCACTGCGACGAGTACGGCCGGCTGCTCGCCGGGGCTCGCCGAGGGGCTCGGGCCCTTGCCCGGGCAGAGCCGTTTCAGCAGTACCAATCCGTACAACAACGTCGGCAACTACGCCGGCTATGCGATGAACGCGGGCATCCTGAACCCGTCGGATGGCACCGCCATCGCTGGTCTGGGCGGCTACAAGGCTGCCGTGACGATCGCCCAGGTCGGCTCCAGTTTCGGCATGCCGGCGAGCGACGTGCTGCGCATCGACGTCACGGTGACCGGGCCGAACTCGGCGCAGATCGCGCCGATCACGCTGACCGGCTATCGCTTCCGCTATGCACCCAATGCGACACCCTGA
- a CDS encoding type II secretion system protein, translating into MRHPELRRAGRGFTLVEMVVVITIVGILAAVASAFIQRPMEAMIDAANRASLADVADTAVRRIARDLRSALPNSVRVTTSGSGAATRYYIEFLPTVGGGRYCAAPDSGGVCSSAAGSSANPLSFDAVDSSFEVIGPILQPVSGTIQYVSVYNLGIPGADAWAGDTLASFSAISGGTAKTITLAAPKQFPFASPGNRFHLVAAPVTYECAPQSSGNSGSGTLTRYWGYALSATQPTTFPGASAAPLAGRVAACSIDYGQAAIDQNGLVSLSLTLRQNGESVTLTHEVLVNNVP; encoded by the coding sequence ATGCGACACCCTGAACTGCGCCGCGCCGGGCGCGGCTTCACGCTGGTCGAGATGGTGGTGGTCATCACCATCGTCGGGATCCTTGCCGCGGTGGCGTCCGCCTTCATCCAGCGACCGATGGAGGCGATGATCGATGCCGCCAACCGGGCCAGCCTTGCCGACGTTGCGGATACCGCGGTGCGCCGTATCGCGCGCGACCTGCGCTCAGCCCTGCCGAACAGCGTCCGCGTGACGACAAGTGGCAGCGGTGCGGCGACCCGTTACTACATCGAATTCCTGCCGACGGTGGGCGGCGGGCGCTACTGCGCCGCGCCGGATTCCGGGGGCGTGTGTTCCAGCGCTGCCGGCAGCAGCGCAAACCCGCTGTCGTTCGACGCCGTGGACAGCAGCTTCGAGGTGATCGGCCCGATCCTGCAGCCCGTATCCGGCACGATCCAGTATGTGTCGGTCTACAACCTCGGCATTCCCGGCGCCGACGCCTGGGCCGGGGATACGCTGGCGAGCTTCTCTGCGATCAGCGGTGGTACGGCCAAGACCATCACGCTGGCGGCGCCCAAGCAGTTTCCGTTTGCTTCGCCGGGCAACCGCTTTCACCTGGTGGCCGCGCCGGTGACCTACGAGTGCGCGCCCCAGAGCAGCGGCAACTCCGGCAGCGGGACGCTGACGCGCTACTGGGGTTACGCGCTGTCGGCAACCCAACCGACCACCTTCCCGGGGGCGAGCGCTGCGCCGCTCGCCGGACGGGTGGCGGCCTGCTCGATCGACTATGGACAGGCGGCGATCGACCAGAACGGTCTGGTGAGCCTGTCGCTGACGCTGCGCCAGAATGGCGAATCGGTGACCCTGACGCATGAGGTGCTGGTCAACAATGTGCCGTGA